AGGCGTGAAACGGCAGTCCTCTTAAAAAAGCCAATACGCCGAGCAGTTCCCCCCGCTCCGAATACTGTCCGAAATGAATCGTGTTGGGCCTGCGGATCGTGAGATACGAGTAGTATAGAAAATGACGTTTCCTGTCTATCGTACTTAAAATTTGATCAAGCTCATCCGGCGTTAATTCTCGAATCAAGTCAATTGCTCCTCCATTTCCTCTTTCCCTCTACTGGCGCCCTTCCCGTTCCCATTGCGTCCCGCGCCCTTCAACAGCGGATAGATGAGCGTGCACGGAAGCGTCGAGAACGCGACGAGCTCTGCCGTCATTTCCGACGTGAGCATAACGAACGTCAAATACGCGACCGGCGCGAAAAGTGCGATGCCCGGCATCGCCGATAGAGCGGAGAGCATCCCGGCCGCATTCCGTTGCACGGCGAAGCTGACGTTCAAGCCGATCAAGCTGAACAGGAGCGGCCACAGCAGCAGGTAGCTCCCGCCCGGCAGCCACAGCGCCGTTCCTGCGCATAACAGCATCCACAGCAGCAGCGCGCCGCCCCACAGATCGTCCGCCCGAATCAATCGGGAGACGAGCCGAACCGGCACAAACGCGATCGCCAGCGCCAATGCCAGCACGCCGACAAAATAGAACGCGGAGACGATCGGGTCTTCCACGATCTCCGCATATTGAGGAGGCGACGCCTCGGCCCGAACGATCGACCATGCCAGCGCTCCGATTCCGTATGTCAGGCCTATGCCGAGCAGCGCCAGCAGCAGGCCGCCTCCCAGTCCTCCGACGGTCAAGCGCCGCCGTTTGAATCCGTGCCATAGCGTGGCGAGGAGCAGCAGCGCGCACGGCAGTGTCAGACCGACCGCCCAAGTGTGCGTATAGCTGACCATCGTTCCGCCGAAAACGTTGAAATACACTCTATCCTCCCGCCGGATATTCTCCAGGTCCAATCCACCGAAATGCCTCGCAAGGCCCAGCATATAGCTGCCGTGGTGCTGCAGGCTTGCGGCGTCCAGATTGTCCGGCGTATCGCTCTCCTTGTGGTAAGCGTTCAGCCCCATGGCGAACACGAAGTTCATGCCGGGCAGCCCGCTGTCCATAAGCGGGGTCAGATCGGTTTCGTTGGACAGCAGGTTATACGCATAATGCAGCAGGGAATACGCTACCGGCTGCGGAGCCCCCCGAACGAATTCCCGGATCAGGCCGCCGTTGTCCTCGCTCGTCTCGAACATAAAGGAAGGCCCGCGATTGCCCCGCGCGTCGAAATTAAGCGCCAGCCCGACGCTCCTTGCCAACGGGTGCTCGTACGCAAACGCTTTGGCTCCGTGCAGCCCCATTTCTTCCCCGTCCGTCATAAGCAGCAGCACGTCGTTCTTGAGCGGTTCGCCCGCTCTAAGCGCCCGCGCCGTTTCGAGCATGGCGGCGATGGCCGCCGCGTTATCTCCCGCTCCCGGAGTGCCCGGGACGGAATCGTAATGCGCCATGAGCAAGACGGCTTTGCCGCTGCCGCCGGCCGTGCCGGGAAAACGTGCGATGATATTTTCGATGGGGACGCGACGCCCGGGTTCCCATATCGAATCGGCTTCCGCCGTCTGCACCTCCGGCTGAAGTCCGAGCCCTGTAAGCTCCGCCAGCAAAAAATCCCTCACCCTGTCATGGGCGGGCGATCCGGCAGGACGCGGCTCGGCGGCGATGACACCGACCTTCTCCATCGCGCGTGCGGCGGAGAACGCGTCGGCCGGAGCGTCCGGACCGGCGGGCTGCGGAGCGCGAACCTGCAGCAGTCCGGCGAACAGCGCGACTAACAGCGCCGAGGCAATGCCGGTGCGCTTCAGCAGTCGCGCCGCGCCCGCGCCGGCTCCGGCGGAAGCTCTGCCGGCGAGAGGCGGTTGAGAAGTCATGCAAGCCCTCCTGACGGACGAGTCGAATTGGCTGGCCGAAGCCGTCGTTGCCTGCGATCGCAACATAGCCGAAAAAGCCGTCAAGATTACATTCGCTTCTTGACGGCCCGAGACCTTCTTTGCTATTTTCCGACCCACACGTCTTTTGCGTACCGGCCTTCATGCTCCAGGGCGAGCAGCCAATCCGCCGCCTCCTGCGGCGTCGCTCCCCGCTCGTCGCGATATGCCTGCATCAGCGCGGCTTCGACGTCTGGCGCCATCCTGACGCCGTCTCCGCAAAGGTAAAGATGGCCTTGCTCGGATAACAAACGGATGATTTCGGCGGCGTTGCGGGACAGCAAATGCTGCACATACGTCTTGGACTTTCCTTCCATCCGCGAATAGGCGGTATGAAGCGTAACGATGCGCTCCTTCTCGTACTGCTCCAGCTCTTCCCGGTACAGATGATCCGCCTCGCTCCGGCAGCCGAAGAACAGATGAGCCTCGCCAAGCCCGGCTCCTTGCTTCTTCAGTTCCGCCCGCGCCTGAAGGAAACCCCGGAACGGGGCCACGCCCGTTCCCGGCCCGACCATAACGATCGGCGCAGCCGGATCTTCCGGCAGACGGAAGCCCGATTCGGGCGAGCGGACGAATACGAGCACGTCGTCGCCCGCTTGACGGCCGGCCAAGTAAGTGGAAGCGACGCCGCGATATTCGCCCAACCCGCTTCGGGCCGGCTCCCGGACGACGGCGACCGTTATGCTTAGCCGTTCCGGCTGGACGCGCGGCGAGCTGGAGATCGAATAGTAGCGCGGCTTAAGCGGCGGGAGCAGCTCCAGAAATTTCTCGAAGGGCAGCTCGCACGCTTCGTATTTGTCGAGCAAATCCAGCATCGATACACGCGGGTTCAGAATGCGCTCCTCGTAAGCGGCCTCTTCCAGGCAGCTCTCCAACTCGCGCTTATGCGGCGGGCAGACCGTATACGCGGCCATCTCCCGCAATTGCGCGCGGGTCGCCGGCTCCTGCAGCTCCACGCAATGGCTGAGCAGATCGCCTGCGTTCACGGGACGGTTCAGCGGCAGATGCGCAGCGCCGCTCCCCTCCGCGGTCAAGATCAATTGGCTGCTCGCGTTAAGACGGAAGCGGCGAATGGCGCGGTCGACGTTATCCTTGCCGTTAACCGGCAGCACGCCGAGGTGATCGCCCTCCCGGTATGCCGTTCCTGCCGGTACGGCGATTTCGAGATGGCGCGTGCTCCGCCCGCTGCCCTCCGACTGAAGCTCGCAGTTGTCGCGCACGTCGGCGTACGCGGCGCCGTAGGTTCGCGCGAAGGGAACGTCCGGCGGCGCGTTGACGAACCGAACGCCCAGCGCCGGCCCTTCCCGCCCCTCGTCTCCGCCGACGTTCAGCTCGAACGTTTTGCCGATATCCGCCCACAGCGCCCGCCTCCACTGCCCGAGCTGTTTTTCCGTATCGCCGCCGGCATCAGCTTCCGCCCGGGCGGAAATTCTGCGGCCGCCCTTCCTCTCAAGCAGCTCGTCGATATATCGCGGTACGCTCTGGTACGTGTTCGACCAGTTGCGGTCGCCGCAGCCGAGCACTGCGTAGCGCACGCCTTCCAGTTCCCCCGGCTTGGCCTGCTCCAGCCATTTCACGAAGCCGGCTGCATTCTGCGGAGGCTTGCCGTTATAGGACGCGGTCACGATCAGCACCGCTCCGTCCGTCGGCAGCTTGCCGGCCCAATCGTTAAGCGGCGCGACCTCGCCCTTCATGCCGAATGCGCGGGCCGAATCGGCCGCCGCCCGGGCAATGCCTTCCGCCGTTCCGAGGTTGGAGCCGTACAGCACGAGCAAGGACGTCTTCTCCGCCCCCGGCACGGCGGTCGGAGCAAGCGGCTGGCGCTCCTCCTGCTGCCCGGCGATCTCTTCAGCCGCTGCCGGAGCCGCGCTTGCCGCCGATACTTGCCGTCCAGGACGAAGACGGACGCGCATCGTGAAGTCGCCGGGCTTAATCGTCAGCGTCTGCTTTACGTCCAGCTGATAGTCGCGGTGATCGATCAGCTCGAAATGCCTGACAATCATGCCGAGCACAAGCGTGGCCTCATACAGCGCGAACTGCATGCCGATGCAGGCGCGCTCTCCGTTGCCGAACGGCTTGTAGGCATGATTCGGCACCTTGGACGGATCCTCGAACCGCTCCGGGCGGAACGAGTCGGCATCCTCTCCCCATGCCTCTTTATCGCGATGAAGCTGCGGCAGCAGCACGCTGACGGTGTCTCCTTTTTTCATCGGATACTGCCCGCCGATCACCGTGTCCTCCTTGGCGTACAAGTCGAACCCCGGAGCGGTCGGCCACAGGCGCAGCGACTCGTTCAGAATCATGCGGATGTACTTCAGTTGGGTAACCTGCTTGTGCGTCGGGATCGATCCGGTCAGCACGCGGTCGACTTCCTCGCAGGCGTTCTTGAGCGCGGACGGATTTTTCAGCAGAAAATAGAGCGCAAACGACAGCAGGCCGCTCGTCGTCTCGTGTCCGGCAATGAGGAAGGTGATGATCTGGTAGCGGATGTTCTCATCGTCCAGCGTCTCCCCCGTCTGCGGGTCTTTGCCGCTCAGCATGCGGGCCAGCAGATCGACGTCGCCTTGGCTCCCCTTGGCCTTTCGCTCGGCGATAATTTTGTCCACCAGTTCGAACATCGTCGCGATATCTTCCTGGAACTGCCGCTTCGTCTTGACCATGAAGAAATTCTGGATGCCGAGCCGTCCGCTCCTATTCATCGCCTCGTTCAGCGCGCGCACCATGCTGACGATAAACGGGCTGTGGCTCTCCTTGTAGAAGCTGTTGAATCGATAGTTAAAACCGCATAAGCCAATCGTATCGAGCGTAAGCCGAGTCATGTCGTCAGCCACGTCGATGCTCTCGTCGGAATTCAGCCGCGCCCATTTCTGCACGAGCTGCAGAGCGATATCCGTCATCATGTCGTGGTAACCTTTCATCGCCTGCTGGCTGAACGTCGGCAGCAAAATGTTGTGCGCCTTGCGCCAGTTCGGCTCGTGCGTCCAGCTCGTGAACAGCCCGTCGCCGCTGAAGGCGCGCACGTTCTGCAATTCGCCGTAGACGTTCTTGTCGAACCGGGATACGTCGCACACTTCCGCCGCTAGCTTGTGTCCCGACACGACAAGCATGGAAAATCCGGGGCCCCGCAGCCGGTAGATCGGGCCGAGCTCCTCCGCCAGCTTGCACATGGACAGGGTCGGCTTTTCTTTATCGATCAAAGACAGATGGCCAAGCAAGCCGTAGGATTTCGGTTCGGGAACATAACCGGTCTTCATCGCGCTCCACATCCTCTCCGATTGGATATCGTCAGCCGCGATCCGCGTCTGCCGCCACACCGTGATACAACGTGTCGATAACCAGCTTCGCCGCCGATTTGCTGGCGATGCGCCCCTCGTGAACCTGCTGCCAGGTAACGAACAGCAGCGAATACAGCACTTCCAAAATCCAGTCCGCGCTCATATCCTCGCGGAATGCGCCCCCGCTCTGGAGCGATCGGATCGCTTCCCGGATCGGCTCCTTCACCCTTGCTTCGGCAGCGCCCATCTCTTCGCTGTAGTGAAGCGATGTTTCGTTGGCGAGGAAGTTGATCTTGTCGCCAAGCGGAATAAGCGCTTCGATCAGCTCCCCGAATGTAATCGTCGCCGATCTCCCCGACGGGCCGAATCCGCCTTAACGTCTCCTCCACAACCTCGACCGCCCGCAGGCCGAGCTGCAGCATAAGCTGCTCCCTGCTTTCGATATAGCGGTGCAGCGTGGCGATGCCGATGCCGGCGTATTCTGCGATATCGTTTAACGAAGCGGTCGGCTTCTCGACGAGCAGTTCCGTCGCCGCGTCGAGAATGGCGCGAAGCTTCGCCTCCTTGGCTGCCGTTCTGCCGCTGCTCATAGCTTCTTCCTCCTCCTTTTCACTGTATATGATAGTATGATCTATCATTTGATATCATTTTATCTCATTTTAATTGCAATATCAACTCTGCTGCATGATGAAGGGGCTATCCCCATGAGTCAGTCCGACAAAAATGATGGACAGAAAGAATAGCCCGACGCAGTCGGGCTACAAGCTTCACCAACCTCTATTCTCTCGCTCCAACCCGATCCCATCCGGCTACAACCCTAAAAATGCGCCGACGCTCACTCTAACTCGCCCCCATCCGGCTGCAGCCCTAAAAATGCGCCGCGGCTCGCTCTAACCCGACCCAACCCGGCTACAGCTCTAAAAATGCGCCGTGGCTCGCTCTAACCCGATCCCAATCCGGTTGCAGCCCTAAACACACGCCGACGCTCGCTCTAACCCGCCCCAATCCGGCTGCAGCCCTAAAAATGCGCCGACGCTCGCTCTAACCCGACCCAGTCCGGCTGCAGCCCTAAACACACGCCGACGCTCGCTCTAACCCGCCCCAATCCGGCTGCAGCCCTAAAAATGCGCCGACGCTCGCTCTAACCCGACCCAGTCCGGCTGCAGCCCTAAACACACGCCGCTGCTCGCTCTAACCCGATCCCATCCGGTTGCAGCCCTAAAAATGCGCCGACGCTCGCTCTAACCCGACCCAGTCCGGTTGCAGCCCTAAACACACGCCTCGACTCACTCTAACCCGATCCCATCCGGTTGCAGCCCCGCCAATCCCCCTATTACAGCCGCACGACCTTAGTCGCGATATTGTCGCAGAACTCGCTGTCGTGCTCCACGAACAGAAGCGTCGGCGAATGCTCCAACAGCAGCTCTTCGATCTGCATGCGGGAGATGACGTCCACGAAGTTGAGCGGTTCGTCCCATACGTGCAGATGCGCCTGCTCGCTTAGGCTGCGCGCGATCAGCACCTTCTTCTTCTGCCCGCCGCTGTAGGCGGACATGTCCTTCTCGAACTGAACCCGGGCAAAGTCGAGCTTGCGCAAAATGGACTTGAACAAGCTTTCGTCGATGCCGCTGCTCCTCGCGTAATCCGTCAAGCTGCCGCGCAAAAACGACGTGTCCTGCGAGACGTAGGAAATTTTGAGCTGGCTTCCCACCCTGAGCGTACCGTCGTACTCAAGCTTTTCCCCGCAAATCAGCTTGAGAATGCTCGATTTGCCGGAACCGTTCGGTCCCATTAGCGCGATTCTGTCCCCTTGCTCGACCGTGAAGCCGACGTCCTCGCACGCCGTTCTCTCCCCGTAGCGGATCGATACCCGGTCGAGCTCGACAAGCCGGCTTTTATGGTAAGCAAGCTGCGCAAGCTTCAGCTGTTCCGCATTTTCGACGTTTTTAAGCAGCTTCGACTTCTCGTCGATCGCCTCTTGCTGCCTGCGCTCCATCGATTTGGAACGCTTCATCATTTTCGCGGCCTTATGGCCGATATAGCCTCTGTCCACGAAGAAGTCGGCGTTCCGGATGCCGGTTTTCGACTTCTCCACCTCGTCCGACCACTTGCTCGTCCGCTTGGCCGCTTCGTTCAGACGCTTGATGTCCTTCTTCAGCTTCTCGTTCTCGGCCTGCTCGAAGTTGTCCTGGCGCTGCTTATTGTCCCACCAGTCGGAGAAATTGCCGCGCTGAATCTCGATATTCGTCTTGTTGATGGACAGAACGTGATCCACGCAGTTGTCGAGGAAGGCACGGTCGTGCGAGACGAGAATGAAGCCTTTCTTGGCCTTCAAGTAGTCGCTCACGATTCGTCTGGCGTTCAAGTCCAGATGGTTCGTCGGTTCGTCGATCAGCAGGAAGCTGTTTTCCTTCAGAAACAGCGCGGCCAGCAGCACCTTCGTCTGTTCCCCGTTGGACAGCGATTCGAACGGACGGTACAGCACGTCGTCCGACAGCTTGAGCAGCGACAGCTCGCGCGACAATTGCCAATACTCGTAGTCCGGCAATATTTCGTCGACGACGTCCAACGTATTGCTTTCTTTGTTCCGCACGGGGAACGGAAAATACTCGAAATCCACGCTCGCGTGAATCGTTCCCTCATATTCGTATTTGCCCAGCAGCAGGTTGAGGAACGTCGTCTTCCCTCTGCCGTTCCTCCCCGTGAATCCGAGCTTCCAATCGGTATCGATCTGAAAGCTCGCGTTTTCGAAAATGTTATCGTAGCTGCCGTCATAGGCGAACGTAAGGTTTTGCACATTAATTAATGACATAAAATACATCCCTCCGCACAAATAAATAAGCCGCAAGAAAATTACATTCTCGCGACTCAAATAGATATACGGCTAACCCGACCCGCAAGCGGGCAGAATCAGGATATACGGTCTGAGCGAAAGAGGAATGCAATTTTCTTGCACGACAAAATAAAACAGACGATCGCTTGAAGCGATATTGTTTTACCGTTCGCAAGAATAATCACATTCGATCCATTCACTCCCAACATTAGAATACGTATATCCTAACACGATCAAAGAGTCATTTCAACCGGACTTCTCCTCCGCATTCGTTTGAAGCAGTATCTCCTCCCCTTCCGCCAGCATCGCTTCGATCGCTTCGTCCAGCGTTTTGGAATGATCGATGACCGCGATGAGCTCGTTAACGATCGCAAGCGTAAGCTTCGCTTGAACCGGATTCGGAAGTGAAGCGAACGATTCATCTGCGTGGAGCAGAGGCTCAAGACTGTACAAGCCGGAGATGTCCCGGCCCTCCTGAGGCCGTATGAATTCGGAACGGCTGTACAGCACTTCCCTGCCCGCTCTGGACGTCACCTGGGCGAAATCGGCCGAATTGACGTATTGGACGAATTCCCATGCCGCCCGCGCGTTGCGGGTGGTCTTGCTGATGGCGAACACGCCGTCCAGACTATACGAGCCGCTCTTCGACCGGTCGAGCCCGTCTACCGGCGCGGAGACGACGCCCCAATTGAGGGCCGAAGAGCTTAACGCCCGAATCAAATACGACTGGCTGTAAGTCATCGCCGACTGGCCGGCAAGAAACCGATTGTCCCCGGCCGTCCTCATCGTTCTGGTCAGCTCTTCGGGCGAAGGATGGCGGAACGAACCGGAGCGGAATACGTCGACGATTGCTTCGAACGGCTTTCTCCACTGCTCGCCGTCAACCGTCAACCTTGACTTCGAGGCGTCCACCAGCTTTCTATTTTGGCCGGCAAGGCTGTACAGAATGTCGAACAGCGGAGACGAGTAGCCGTCGATCGTGAATCCGTAGAGCCGGCTGTCGTCGTCCCCGGCCGTCGGAAACCGCTTCGCCAGCTCGAACAGCTCTTCCCAAGTCATCGCGTTATGAGGAAGCATGACGCCGTGCTTCTCGAACAATTTTGCATTGTAGAAAATTCCGTAGGAAGAAAAATTCGGGCTTAGCCCGTACAGCTTACCGTCCCCTTCCTGGCGAAGAAGCGCGAGGGACACAGGCGAATAGCTGTCCAGATCGAATTTGTGCTTCTCGATCCAAGGGTCCAGTTCAAGCAGCATTCCTTCCTGGGCCAACGTTCGGTAAGTATTGCCGAGATACAAGACGTCCGGCTGATGACGTTCGATATACTTGGCATACGCCTGAGCGGCGGTCAGGGTCGGGTCGGAATACAGGTCGTCCAAGCCGATTACTTCGAAGCTCACGTTCGGATACTTGCTCCGAAACATCAATCCGTAGTCGTCGTTGAATTGCTTCTCGCTCCAATAGCCGATTCTTATCGCCGCTTCTTCCTCCGAGCCGAGCGGCGCCCACTCACCGCTTGGCGCGCTTCCGCCGTCGCAGCCTGCGACGACTAGCGCAAATGCGAGAATCGCCGATTTTATCCGGCCTATATGGTTCATGTCGAACAGCCCCTTGACCGTTTTTTCTCGCGAGCATTCACGGTCTCGCCGCCTTCATCTGCGCCAGCAAAACATTGCCGTCCTCGCGCATTGCTTCGATTGCCGCGTCCAGCGTCTTGCTGCCTTCCGCCGCGGCCGTCAATTCGCTTGCGATCAACTCCACCAAGTCGACTTTAAGCCTCGGTTCGAGCGCCGCGAACTCGTCGCTCGCATTCGCGACAGGATCCAGTGTATACAGTCCCGTCACGTCGCGCTCCGACGGAGGACGGATGTATTCGGTTCTGCTGAACAGGAAGTCGGAGCTCGATTTCGACTTGATCTGGGCGAACTCCCCGGAATTGGCGTACTTGACGAATTCCCACGCCGCGCGGGGATTGGCAGACTGCCTGCTGATGACGAATGCCGGACCCGGCTCGTAGGCGCTGCTCTGCGTGCGATTAAGCGCATCGACGGGAGCGCTGACGACCGCCCAGTCGACGGAGGCATTCTCCAGTTGGCGAAGATAGAGATGATCCCGATACGTCATGGCCGACCTCCCCATCAGGAATCGGTCGTCCTCTATGAATCTCGTCCGCTTGGCGGTCTCTTCCGGCGTCGGCAAGTAGAAGGACCCGGATCGCACGACGCTGACGATCGATTCGAAAATCCCCCTCCAGGAATCGCCTTCCAGCCCGACCGCCGTCCCGTCCGCATTGAGAATTTTTCTGTTTTGCGCCATCAGGCTGTACACAATGTCCGTCAGCGGCGACGAAAATCCGTCCAACGTAAACCCGTACACCCTGTCGTTCCCTTCTCCGTCAGCCGGGAACCGCTTCGCCAGCTCGAACACTTCTTCCCACGTCATCGAATCGCGAGGCCGCTCTATCCCGTATTTCTCGAACAAGGCGGCGTTGTAATAGAGACCGAAGCTTCTGAAATTCGGGGACAGACCATACAGCTTGCCGTCCCCCTCCTCCCGGAGCTTGGCGAGAACGGCCGGCATGTAGCCGCTCAAGTCGTACTCCTGCCGCTTGATGATCGGGTCCAGCTCCAACAGCTTGCCTTCCTCAGCTCCCGTGCAAGGTACGAGGCTTCGGGAATTCCCGTCGGGGTATCCGTATTATTCTCAATACATTTGATCTTCCCGCCGGGCGCAAGAATAAAATCCTGCCTGGATACCCCGTGTCCAGGGACCTCCATTCGTGCTGCTGGAATAAGGCTTGCGGGAACACCCAGCTGCTGCGTAAGAAAGGCATCCGGCAAATATCGCTGAGCAAAGCGCAGTGTACTCAGATAGATGCTGTCAATTATCTCTGACGCATACATCAGCTGCTCGATTTCTTTTTCCGAGTAACGTACTGCAGCAGGGAGACAATACTGTTTGCCGTACATCCGATGGTAGGGAATCTGTTCAGCTCTCTCCCCGGCAAAAATTTCATCATGCGGCTTATCAAATGGCAAAATTCGATTCATGCGGCTTATCCTCCAGAGCTGAAGAATCCGCCGCTGCCAAAGCCCTTGGAGCTGGAACTCGAGCTTGATTTATAAGTAGCTGAGGATTTGCCTGATGATGAGCTTGATCCGCTGCTGCCTCCATAGTAATAAGCTCCGCCGCCGCTCGACCCGCTGTTATCATCACAATATCCATCATTATTATAATCGTAGCAGTCATCCGAATTATTGCCGCAGCCTGCCAGCGCTACAGGGAGGGTGAGGAGAAGAGAGAAGGTCACCATCTTCTGTGCGTTTATTTTCTTAGGAGGCTTATTCGTTCTAAGTCTACTGTCTTCCGTCATTTCAGGGTTCTGTCCGTTCATCTTAGAATTCACCTCGTTTCAAATACAGCACAACCTTGGACCGATCGGTATCAAACACGGTGTACACACTCTCATAGGTTTCATCACGGTGAACTAGATAATGATCCAGCAGGAGCCGTGCAATATCCATTGTCGAGGACAGAGGGATATTCAGCTCGAACGACTGGAAAGATCGCCCCTTCCACAATACATATTCACAAGCGATACTGCCTGACGATACTTGATAAGCATCGAATGCGGCTTCATACAGTGCTTTTCCATAGCTGTAGTCTTCCGGATTGAATTTCTTCGCGTAGATCAAATGTCGATGTCCATCTTCCGATTCGTTAGCCGTATGCTCATACAGCTCGCCGCGAATGATCGTTGCATTCACCAGCTTGCGGACAAACAGCTCTTCTTGAGACACATGAAGCTGAGTGAGCGGTTCAATCACTTTCTTATCCGACTCAGACCAGTGCTCATATATTACCGGTACATGCATGTTGTTATCTGTCTCCCATCTTGAGTCTTCTCTTGCCTTACAGATCAGGCCTCTTGTTTATGCTTAATTTTAAACGCACCAACAGGGGAAGAGGTTAC
This sequence is a window from Paenibacillus urinalis. Protein-coding genes within it:
- a CDS encoding ABC transporter substrate-binding protein; protein product: MNHIGRIKSAILAFALVVAGCDGGSAPSGEWAPLGSEEEAAIRIGYWSEKQFNDDYGLMFRSKYPNVSFEVIGLDDLYSDPTLTAAQAYAKYIERHQPDVLYLGNTYRTLAQEGMLLELDPWIEKHKFDLDSYSPVSLALLRQEGDGKLYGLSPNFSSYGIFYNAKLFEKHGVMLPHNAMTWEELFELAKRFPTAGDDDSRLYGFTIDGYSSPLFDILYSLAGQNRKLVDASKSRLTVDGEQWRKPFEAIVDVFRSGSFRHPSPEELTRTMRTAGDNRFLAGQSAMTYSQSYLIRALSSSALNWGVVSAPVDGLDRSKSGSYSLDGVFAISKTTRNARAAWEFVQYVNSADFAQVTSRAGREVLYSRSEFIRPQEGRDISGLYSLEPLLHADESFASLPNPVQAKLTLAIVNELIAVIDHSKTLDEAIEAMLAEGEEILLQTNAEEKSG
- a CDS encoding bifunctional cytochrome P450/NADPH--P450 reductase, whose product is MKTGYVPEPKSYGLLGHLSLIDKEKPTLSMCKLAEELGPIYRLRGPGFSMLVVSGHKLAAEVCDVSRFDKNVYGELQNVRAFSGDGLFTSWTHEPNWRKAHNILLPTFSQQAMKGYHDMMTDIALQLVQKWARLNSDESIDVADDMTRLTLDTIGLCGFNYRFNSFYKESHSPFIVSMVRALNEAMNRSGRLGIQNFFMVKTKRQFQEDIATMFELVDKIIAERKAKGSQGDVDLLARMLSGKDPQTGETLDDENIRYQIITFLIAGHETTSGLLSFALYFLLKNPSALKNACEEVDRVLTGSIPTHKQVTQLKYIRMILNESLRLWPTAPGFDLYAKEDTVIGGQYPMKKGDTVSVLLPQLHRDKEAWGEDADSFRPERFEDPSKVPNHAYKPFGNGERACIGMQFALYEATLVLGMIVRHFELIDHRDYQLDVKQTLTIKPGDFTMRVRLRPGRQVSAASAAPAAAEEIAGQQEERQPLAPTAVPGAEKTSLLVLYGSNLGTAEGIARAAADSARAFGMKGEVAPLNDWAGKLPTDGAVLIVTASYNGKPPQNAAGFVKWLEQAKPGELEGVRYAVLGCGDRNWSNTYQSVPRYIDELLERKGGRRISARAEADAGGDTEKQLGQWRRALWADIGKTFELNVGGDEGREGPALGVRFVNAPPDVPFARTYGAAYADVRDNCELQSEGSGRSTRHLEIAVPAGTAYREGDHLGVLPVNGKDNVDRAIRRFRLNASSQLILTAEGSGAAHLPLNRPVNAGDLLSHCVELQEPATRAQLREMAAYTVCPPHKRELESCLEEAAYEERILNPRVSMLDLLDKYEACELPFEKFLELLPPLKPRYYSISSSPRVQPERLSITVAVVREPARSGLGEYRGVASTYLAGRQAGDDVLVFVRSPESGFRLPEDPAAPIVMVGPGTGVAPFRGFLQARAELKKQGAGLGEAHLFFGCRSEADHLYREELEQYEKERIVTLHTAYSRMEGKSKTYVQHLLSRNAAEIIRLLSEQGHLYLCGDGVRMAPDVEAALMQAYRDERGATPQEAADWLLALEHEGRYAKDVWVGK
- a CDS encoding M28 family peptidase, with product MTSQPPLAGRASAGAGAGAARLLKRTGIASALLVALFAGLLQVRAPQPAGPDAPADAFSAARAMEKVGVIAAEPRPAGSPAHDRVRDFLLAELTGLGLQPEVQTAEADSIWEPGRRVPIENIIARFPGTAGGSGKAVLLMAHYDSVPGTPGAGDNAAAIAAMLETARALRAGEPLKNDVLLLMTDGEEMGLHGAKAFAYEHPLARSVGLALNFDARGNRGPSFMFETSEDNGGLIREFVRGAPQPVAYSLLHYAYNLLSNETDLTPLMDSGLPGMNFVFAMGLNAYHKESDTPDNLDAASLQHHGSYMLGLARHFGGLDLENIRREDRVYFNVFGGTMVSYTHTWAVGLTLPCALLLLATLWHGFKRRRLTVGGLGGGLLLALLGIGLTYGIGALAWSIVRAEASPPQYAEIVEDPIVSAFYFVGVLALALAIAFVPVRLVSRLIRADDLWGGALLLWMLLCAGTALWLPGGSYLLLWPLLFSLIGLNVSFAVQRNAAGMLSALSAMPGIALFAPVAYLTFVMLTSEMTAELVAFSTLPCTLIYPLLKGAGRNGNGKGASRGKEEMEEQLT
- a CDS encoding ABC transporter substrate-binding protein, encoding MELDPIIKRQEYDLSGYMPAVLAKLREEGDGKLYGLSPNFRSFGLYYNAALFEKYGIERPRDSMTWEEVFELAKRFPADGEGNDRVYGFTLDGFSSPLTDIVYSLMAQNRKILNADGTAVGLEGDSWRGIFESIVSVVRSGSFYLPTPEETAKRTRFIEDDRFLMGRSAMTYRDHLYLRQLENASVDWAVVSAPVDALNRTQSSAYEPGPAFVISRQSANPRAAWEFVKYANSGEFAQIKSKSSSDFLFSRTEYIRPPSERDVTGLYTLDPVANASDEFAALEPRLKVDLVELIASELTAAAEGSKTLDAAIEAMREDGNVLLAQMKAARP
- a CDS encoding glutathionylspermidine synthase family protein; translation: MNRILPFDKPHDEIFAGERAEQIPYHRMYGKQYCLPAAVRYSEKEIEQLMYASEIIDSIYLSTLRFAQRYLPDAFLTQQLGVPASLIPAARMEVPGHGVSRQDFILAPGGKIKCIENNTDTPTGIPEASYLARELRKASCWSWTRSSSGRSTT
- a CDS encoding Lsa family ABC-F type ribosomal protection protein gives rise to the protein MSLINVQNLTFAYDGSYDNIFENASFQIDTDWKLGFTGRNGRGKTTFLNLLLGKYEYEGTIHASVDFEYFPFPVRNKESNTLDVVDEILPDYEYWQLSRELSLLKLSDDVLYRPFESLSNGEQTKVLLAALFLKENSFLLIDEPTNHLDLNARRIVSDYLKAKKGFILVSHDRAFLDNCVDHVLSINKTNIEIQRGNFSDWWDNKQRQDNFEQAENEKLKKDIKRLNEAAKRTSKWSDEVEKSKTGIRNADFFVDRGYIGHKAAKMMKRSKSMERRQQEAIDEKSKLLKNVENAEQLKLAQLAYHKSRLVELDRVSIRYGERTACEDVGFTVEQGDRIALMGPNGSGKSSILKLICGEKLEYDGTLRVGSQLKISYVSQDTSFLRGSLTDYARSSGIDESLFKSILRKLDFARVQFEKDMSAYSGGQKKKVLIARSLSEQAHLHVWDEPLNFVDVISRMQIEELLLEHSPTLLFVEHDSEFCDNIATKVVRL